AAACGGGTCCTGACCGACGCGTGCGGGCAGGTGCCCATCGAGGTGCCCCGCGACCGCAACGCCACCTTCGACCCGGTAATTGTCGGTAAGAGCAAACGTCGCGTCACCGATGTGGATCGGGTAGTGCTGTCGCTGTATGCCAAAGGCCTCACAACCGGCGAGATCTCAGCGCATTTCGCCGATGTCTACGGTGTCAACGGCGGCTGAAAACTGACCCCTTATCGACGGTTGAATTTTGACCCCCTTTGGTGTGGTTACTGGTCGGTGTTGACGAGTTCTCGTCGGGCTTTGGTGCGGTAGGAGTCGCCGTCGATAGCGATGACCTCGGCGTGATGGACGAGGCGGTCGATGAGTGCGGCGGCGACGACGTCGTCGGCGAAGACTTCGCCCCAACGGCCGAATGGCATGTTCGAGGTGATCAGAATCGAGCCTTGTTCGTAGCGACTGGCAATGAGTTGGAAGAACAGGTTGGCGGTGTCGGAGTCGAATGGGAGGTAGCCGATCTCGTCGATGATGATCAGTCGGTAGCGGCGGAGCCGTTTGAGTTCGGCGGCCAGGCGGCCGGTGGTGTGTGCCTCGGTCAGGCGGGTGGCCCATCCGGTGGCGGTGTCGAAGAGCACGGGGTAGGCGTTGTGTGCGGCTTTGATCCCGAGCGCGATCGCGAGGTGGGTTTTTCCACCCCGGGTGGTCCGAGAAGGATCACGTTGTCGCTCTTGGCGATCCAGGTGCTGGTGGCCAGGTGGGCGATCACATCACGACGCAGTCCTGGAAGGTGGTCGAAGTTGAAGTCCTCGAGTGTTTTGACCGCAGGGAAGCGCGCGCCGCTGATCCGCAGCATGGTGCCGTTGGCTTCGCGTTCGCTGACCTGGCGGTCAAGAATCGCTGCGAGGTACTGCTCGTGGGTCCAGTTGTCGGTGCGGGCCCGCTCGGCCAATTCCGCCCAGCATCGGCGGATCGCTGGCATCTTCAACGCCCGCGCCGCGAACTCGATCTGTTTACCTGTTTGATTGTCGGACACAGTCTTTCACCTTTCAATGCTGGTGGATGTGGTGGGCGGGTGAGCTTGGGGCGGGGTGGCAAAGTTCACCCCGAACAGCTCGTCGTAGTCCGGTAACGCCCGGATCGGCACCTCGTGGCCATCAGGGTGGGCGCGGATGCGGGCGGCGTTTCGGGCCCGGTTGGCGAGGTCTTGGCGGCGGTAATCGCGGCGCAGTTCTTTGGCTGCTCGCACGTGCTGAGGGTCGGCGATGGTGACGTGGTTGGCCCAGCTGCGCGCGTGGTCGGCGACGGTGACCTCGCCGCAGAGGATGCGCACCTGCTGCAGGTCGGCAGTGATGTCGACGAACCGACCGATCACCGACGGGTGCACCGAATAGTCATTGCCGGCTACACGTACGTAGTAGTCGCGACCGAGTCGCACCCGGCTACTCAAGCCGATATGCGGTGCGGTCGGAGGTAGGCCGGTCATCTGCTCGAGGTCCTCGGCGAACACGTCACACGGGCGTCGATCACCGATCGCGCGCACCACTCGGGTGTTGGCATGATCGGCCAGCCACCGATCGAACTGGGCGGTGAAATCGGCCGGTGAGCTGAACTGGCGGCCCGGCAGGAACGAGCTCTCGAAGAACCGGTTGTTGCGTTCGACCATGCCCTTGTACTCGGGGTCTGAACCGCCCCGGGTCTGTCGGAGGCTCTCGAACCTGTGAAGGATGGAGAGCATGGCAGCACCACGCAAGTACAGTGAGGAACTCAAGGACCGGGCCACCCGGATGGCATGTGAAGCGCGACGAGATCCCGATTCGTCGAGAGGTGCGATCAAGCGGATCGCCGATCAGCTCGGAGTCCATCCCGAGGCGTTGCGCAATTGGGTTCGTCAGGCCGAGATCGACGGCGGGGTCCGCCCGGGCACCACGAGTGAGGACGCTGACCGCATCGCGGCGTTGGAGCGGGAGAACCGTGAACTGCGGCGAGCGAACACGATCTTGAAGCAGGCTTCGGCTTTCTTTGCGGCGGAGATCGACCGCCCACAGCGCTGATCGTGGAGTTCGTCGCGGCTCACCGCGATGAACACGGAGTCGATCCGATCTGTGCGGCATTGCGCGATACGTCCGCCCAGATCGCTCCGTCCACGGTACGAGCCCACCTGAGCCCCCAGAAGACCGAGGCGCCTCGTGTGGTGCGTGACCGGGAGCTCCTTACCCAGGTCCGCGCGGTGCATGCCGACAACCTCGGCGTCTACGGTGCCCGCAAGGTGCATGCCCAATTGCGCAGACAGGGCCATAGTGCTGCCCGCTGCACCGTCGAGCGATTGATGAAAGCCGATGGGCTGCAAGGGATAGCGAGACTCAAGACACGCAAGACCACGCGCAGCGAGGGAGCTGAAACACCCCGGCCGGCTGACCGGGTCAACCGTCAGTTCACCGCGGCGGCACCGAACGCGTTGTGGGTGGCGGACCTGACCTACATCCGCACCCACTCGGGCTGGGTGTACGCGGCGTTCGTCCTGGACGTGTTCTCGCGGATGGTCGTCGGCTGGCAGGTCTCGACCACCATGCACACCGACCTCGCCCTCGACGCCCTGAACATGGGATTGTGGGCACGGTCGCGTGCCGGCCACGACGTGGCCGGGCTGATCCACCACTCCGACCGCGGAGTGCAATACCGAGCCATCCGCTACACCGAACGACTGGCCGAAGCCGAAGCGGTGACATCTGTTGGCTCCAAAGGGGATTCATACGACAACGCGATGGCTGAGGCGTTCAACTCGCTGTTCAAAGCCGAATGCATCCGTAACCCCGTGATGCGCCCGCGAGGCGGCTGGGCAGGTGTGGGCGAGGTCGAGATCGCCGTCGCTGAGTACGTCGAATGGTTCAACCACCGCCGCCTGCACGGCGAGATCGGACACGTCCCACCCGTCGAGTACGAGAGCGCCTACTGGTCGACCCAAACCGTCACCAGCTACCGTGAGAACCCGGTCCCCGCAAACGCTGGAACCAACTAACCGAGCCTCCAGCAAACCCGGGGCGATTCACACCGTCTCCCGAATCACGGATCGGGTCATCGAAGAGATGGTGTCGTGGTGGGCACGCCCGCTGGAGAAAGTGTACGCGGCGGTGTTCATCGACGCGATCATGGTCAAGATCCGGGATGGGCAGGTGCGTAACCGGCCCATCTACGCCGCGATCGGGGTGGATCTCGACGGGCACAAAGACATCCTCGGCATGTGGGCCGGCGACGGCGACGGCGAGTCGGCCAGGTTCTGGCTGGCGGTGCTCACCGACCTCAAGAACAGGGGTGTCCGCGACATCTTCTTCGTTGTGTGTGACGGATTGAAAGGGTTGCCCGACAGTGTATCTGCCGCGTTCCCGTTGGCCACGGTACAGACGTGCATCATCCATCTGATCCGCAACACCTTCAAGTACGCCTCCCGCAAGTATTGGGACACGATCAGCGCCGATCTCAAACCGATCTACACCGCGCCGACCGCCGCTGACGCCCGGGCGCGGTGGGAGGAATTCGCCGAGAAATGGGGCACGCCGTACCCGGCGATCGTGACCCTGTGGGAGAGCGCGTGGGAGGAGTTCATCCCGTTCCTTGACTACGACGTCGAGATACGGCGAGTGTTGTGCTCCACCAACGCGATCGAAAGTCTCAACGCCCGCTACCGGCGTGCGGTGCGCGCTCGAGGACACTTCCCGAACGAGCAGTCCGCACTCAAAACGCTCTACCTGGTCACCCGGTCGCTGGACCCGAAGGGTACCGGTCAGACGAAGTGGGCCGTACGCTGGAAGCCAGCGCTCAACGCCCCGGCCATCACGTTCGCCGATCGTATGCCCGCAGCCGAAGAACGCTGACCCGCCGAGCAATCGGAAAACCGCCGCTTACACCGAATATCGGACAGACCCGTCGGGGCCCGATTCCCGCCGAGCTCGTGGTGAGCGTGCGTGAGACGCTGGGTGGGGGTCGTCCAGAACGGGGGGTGTCCCTATGGGTTTGTCAAGCAGCGGAAGCGATTGGGGTTCGGTAGGGCTCGCTGTGCTTGAGCATCGCGTAGAGGACGTCGCATCGTCGGCGTGCCAGGCAGATGAGGGCGGCGTTGTGTTTCTTTCCTTCGGCGCGTTTGCGGTCGTAGTAGGCGCGGCTGGTGGGGTCGTGCAGTGCGGCGAACGCGGAGAGGAAGAAGGCTCGTTTGAGTTTGCGGTTTCCGAATCGGGCGGGGTGCTCGCCACGGATGGAGGTGCCGGATCGGTGGGTGACTGGTGCGATGCCGGCGTAGGCGGCCAGGTGGCCTGCGGTGGCGAATGCTGAACCGTCGCCGACTTCGAGGAGGATGCGGGCTGCTGTGTAGGGGTCGTAGCGGATCTGGTTTCGCACCGCGGCAAAGTGGCTCCGCGCCATGTCTCGATCGTTGTCCGCGTCGCCGGTAGCATCACGGGTGGACGCCTGCACGGTGGCGTGGTCGAAGGCCAGGATACGTGACGCTGCGAGAAGAACTGCAGGCTTCCCGGTTGCCTCCTGTCGATGTCACAGGACCCGGGTCAGCGGGAACCGGCGTCCTGCTGATGGTAATGCTCCTGCGTGCGTTTGTGTGAACGCGGCGGCCCTGCTTAGCGTCCTCCTCGCGGACTTGCCGCGACAGGCCGGTTAGCCTGACAAGGATGCTGCGGCCTTTCGTAGTGACGCCTCCAGGGTCGTTTCCGCCTCGGGTAGAGCCGCCGCGAGGGTTGTGACGGATCGGAGCCGCTCGGATGGGGCGTGATCCTTCTGTACTGCTGCGCGTGCGACTGCAGTCCAGGATGTCGCCGCATGGTGGGCGTTGGCTGCAAGGATGGCGGTGGCGTGATCGCCGGTGAGGCGCGCGATTTCGTCGCAGCCCTGTGCCAGCAGTCGGCGGAACAGGCCGCCGCCGGTCCCCGCTTTCTCGATGAAGGCGCCGAGGCTGAATAAATGCATCTCGAGGTCGTCGGTCGACAGGGCTCCCCAGCTGCAGACGTCGGATGCGAGCGCGCTGGCAGCGTCGAGGCCGTGTGACCCGTGTTCTGCGGGCCCGGCGATCGTCGATGCGCCTGGGGTGCTCAGGCTCGCTGCGGATTGTGCGAATGCCTGTGCGGCCACCTCGAGAATCGAAGGTGGCGTCTGTGGCCAATTGATACGAAACAGCGTGTGTCGGGTTGGCTCCGGGAAGGAGGTCGAGCGGCGCGCGCGTGCGAGTGCGTCCAGTGGGACGCGTTGAAGGTCTTCGCGATCGTTGTCGGCGATGTACGCGACGCCTTGCGTCTCGTCGTAGCCGACTACAACGATGTCGTGGCGGCTCATGCGCAACTGGACCCGCAGGTAGGGGAGTTCTGCGATCTCCGCCCAGACCAGTGCAGGGCGTCCCTGATCGATCTCGCCACGAAGGTTCTCCCAACCCTCGGCCGGGTCGTCTGTGGCAAGCACCTCGACGGTGCCGCCCAGACGGCGGGGGAGGTCGATCTCAAAATCAGGTCCTCGTCCGACTAAGTACACGGGTGGCATCAGCGCTTTTGATCGAATGTAGGTGAGGGAGAGGGCTCCGCCGAGGGCAAAGACGAGGCCCTCGTCGGGTGGGCCGTCGTAACCGAGCCCGGTCCACTCCATGAGGTCTCGCATCGCACCGGACCCACAGTGGCCACCCATTCGGTGCGGGTAGGGGTCGATCATCGAGGGGCCGGACACTGACACGATCCTCCTGTGTTGAGGCGGTACGAAAATTGTCGATTGCCGGGCCGACGACTGAGGCAGACCGGGTTAGGCGTGGAATGCATCTAGTGACGTCGCACGCTGCGTGAGTATAAGAGGGCCATAGGCCTCTTTGAGAGCCACCAGGATGTTGTCGAGAGGCAGGTCGTTGTACACACCTCTTTCGCGGACGTACTCCATGTGTGTTGAGCCGTCCGCGGAGTGAGCGTGGAGCAACGCGTCGCTGTCGCCGGTGAAGTCGATCGGGGCGACTCCGAACCGCGCGCACAGTTCCGAGTTGAACGCGGGTGTCGCCTTGAGCCACCGTCCGTCTATGTAGACGTGGCTGTACCCGTGATAGACGAAGACGTCGGTTCCCATCAGCTCACGTAGGGCGCCCGTTTGGAGGTGATTACGGACGTCGGCGAAGCCTAGCCGCGCTGGGATCCCGGCGGCGCGGAATGCGGCGGTAAGCACGACGGCCTTGGGGACGCAGTATCCACGCCCGGATTCGATTACATGGCTGGCCCGGTAGTGCTCTGGGTCGTTGGAGACGGTGTACGGGTCGTAGCGGATGGCGTCGCGCACCGCGGTGAACAGGCGGCCGGCTTTGTCTTTGTCGGTGGTCGCGTTGCCGACGGCTTCGCGTGTGAAGGTTGCGACGGTGGCGTGCTCGATGTCGAGGAAGCGTGAACCCGT
The genomic region above belongs to Gordonia hongkongensis and contains:
- a CDS encoding IS3 family transposase (programmed frameshift), which produces MAAPRKYSEELKDRATRMACEARRDPDSSRGAIKRIADQLGVHPEALRNWVRQAEIDGGVRPGTTSEDADRIAALERENRELRRANTILKQASAFFGGGDRPPTALIVEFVAAHRDEHGVDPICAALRDTSAQIAPSTVRAHLSPQKTEAPRVVRDRELLTQVRAVHADNLGVYGARKVHAQLRRQGHSAARCTVERLMKADGLQGIARLKTRKTTRSEGAETPRPADRVNRQFTAAAPNALWVADLTYIRTHSGWVYAAFVLDVFSRMVVGWQVSTTMHTDLALDALNMGLWARSRAGHDVAGLIHHSDRGVQYRAIRYTERLAEAEAVTSVGSKGDSYDNAMAEAFNSLFKAECIRNPVMRPRGGWAGVGEVEIAVAEYVEWFNHRRLHGEIGHVPPVEYESAYWSTQTVTSYRENPVPANAGTN
- a CDS encoding BtrH N-terminal domain-containing protein encodes the protein MGGHCGSGAMRDLMEWTGLGYDGPPDEGLVFALGGALSLTYIRSKALMPPVYLVGRGPDFEIDLPRRLGGTVEVLATDDPAEGWENLRGEIDQGRPALVWAEIAELPYLRVQLRMSRHDIVVVGYDETQGVAYIADNDREDLQRVPLDALARARRSTSFPEPTRHTLFRINWPQTPPSILEVAAQAFAQSAASLSTPGASTIAGPAEHGSHGLDAASALASDVCSWGALSTDDLEMHLFSLGAFIEKAGTGGGLFRRLLAQGCDEIARLTGDHATAILAANAHHAATSWTAVARAAVQKDHAPSERLRSVTTLAAALPEAETTLEASLRKAAASLSG
- a CDS encoding transglutaminase-like domain-containing protein, with the protein product MTTSPTNAVSPAALTGSRFLDIEHATVATFTREAVGNATTDKDKAGRLFTAVRDAIRYDPYTVSNDPEHYRASHVIESGRGYCVPKAVVLTAAFRAAGIPARLGFADVRNHLQTGALRELMGTDVFVYHGYSHVYIDGRWLKATPAFNSELCARFGVAPIDFTGDSDALLHAHSADGSTHMEYVRERGVYNDLPLDNILVALKEAYGPLILTQRATSLDAFHA